The following are encoded in a window of Thermodesulfobacterium geofontis OPF15 genomic DNA:
- a CDS encoding Mut7-C RNAse domain-containing protein: MEFFLEAGLKGLNKWLRFFGYKTQVCENKIDKEIILKHKDKIFLITSPSTAKLLEKAGIKYLLLPRESLKAQLTVLVHKLNLNTELKLNLCSICGEELISVKKEDFKELIPLKVYQFYNEFNYCPKCKKLYWEGDHIKRLKERLKNLIKD, from the coding sequence ATGGAATTTTTTCTTGAAGCAGGACTTAAAGGTTTAAATAAATGGCTAAGATTTTTTGGTTACAAAACTCAAGTTTGTGAAAATAAAATTGATAAAGAAATAATACTCAAACATAAAGACAAAATTTTTCTTATAACCAGTCCTTCTACCGCAAAATTACTGGAAAAAGCAGGAATTAAATATTTATTATTACCAAGAGAAAGCTTAAAAGCCCAATTAACTGTTCTTGTTCATAAATTAAATTTAAACACAGAACTAAAACTTAACTTATGCAGTATCTGTGGAGAAGAATTAATATCAGTTAAAAAAGAGGACTTTAAAGAGCTTATTCCACTTAAGGTTTACCAGTTTTATAATGAATTTAATTATTGTCCCAAATGTAAAAAACTTTATTGGGAAGGTGATCACATTAAAAGATTGAAAGAAAGATTGAAAAATCTTATTAAAGATTGA
- a CDS encoding uracil-DNA glycosylase, whose translation MNEDLEKLNEEIKNCKKCDLWKLRNNAVPGEGPSSAKIIIIGQAPGVQEDKTGRPFVGPAGKFLNYLLELAGLKREEVFITSPLKCLPQPPINRKPKKKEIESCLPWLKKQIEIINPQKIILLGEVAFSVFFPDKNLKDFRGKKIKKEGKEFFITYHPAAGLRFPKIRKILEEDFKKFKNLLT comes from the coding sequence ATGAATGAGGATTTGGAAAAATTAAATGAAGAAATCAAAAATTGTAAAAAATGTGATCTTTGGAAATTAAGAAATAATGCGGTCCCGGGAGAAGGTCCATCTTCTGCAAAAATTATAATTATAGGTCAAGCTCCTGGTGTTCAGGAAGATAAAACTGGAAGGCCCTTTGTTGGGCCAGCTGGAAAATTTTTAAATTATCTTTTAGAGCTTGCTGGCCTAAAAAGAGAAGAAGTTTTTATAACCTCTCCCTTAAAATGTTTACCTCAACCCCCAATTAATAGAAAACCTAAAAAGAAAGAAATTGAAAGCTGTCTTCCTTGGTTAAAAAAACAAATAGAAATTATTAACCCCCAAAAAATTATTTTATTAGGTGAAGTAGCTTTTTCTGTATTTTTCCCAGATAAAAATTTAAAAGATTTTAGAGGAAAAAAGATAAAAAAAGAGGGTAAAGAATTTTTTATTACTTATCATCCAGCAGCAGGCTTAAGATTTCCAAAAATTAGGAAAATTTTAGAAGAGGATTTTAAAAAATTTAAGAACCTACTTACTTAG
- a CDS encoding electron transfer flavoprotein subunit alpha/FixB family protein: protein MLEKVELENLSKGNIVAYGEIYRGELNTSSLEILSPLKEIGKTLNKKLVLVCLIDSLKDIKNLEEIRKSLADEVWFVINEELKDFREDLYAEVLVKIIESSQPYGFFFPATKIGMSLAPRIAGALNIGLCAHVNSLEVKDNQIVMARPTYGENIIAKLISKSTPVMATISLGAFSIKYGIEEPLMKEIVFPKDFVWKSKLKIRNFTPFKKKPTKLSTAKVIVAGGRGLKNKENFQKLFELAEILGAEVGATRPVCYEGWVEEERMIGISGVIVRPKVYIGFGISGALQHTVGMENSEYIIAINTDKEAPLVKMANLALIGDAEKILDLLLKKLSK, encoded by the coding sequence ATGCTCGAGAAAGTGGAATTAGAAAATTTATCCAAAGGAAATATTGTAGCTTACGGAGAAATCTATAGAGGAGAATTAAATACCTCAAGCTTAGAGATACTTTCTCCTTTAAAAGAAATTGGGAAAACTTTAAATAAAAAGCTTGTCTTGGTTTGTTTAATAGATTCCTTAAAAGATATTAAAAATTTAGAGGAAATTAGAAAATCTTTAGCAGATGAAGTATGGTTTGTAATAAATGAAGAATTAAAAGATTTTAGGGAAGATCTTTATGCCGAAGTTCTTGTTAAAATAATAGAATCTTCTCAACCTTATGGATTTTTCTTTCCGGCAACTAAAATAGGAATGTCTTTAGCACCAAGGATTGCAGGTGCTTTAAATATAGGTCTTTGTGCTCATGTAAATAGTTTAGAGGTGAAGGATAATCAAATTGTAATGGCAAGACCAACTTACGGAGAAAATATTATAGCTAAACTTATTTCTAAAAGTACTCCTGTTATGGCAACTATATCCTTAGGAGCTTTTAGTATTAAATATGGAATAGAAGAACCTTTAATGAAAGAAATAGTTTTTCCTAAAGATTTTGTTTGGAAAAGTAAACTAAAAATAAGAAATTTTACACCTTTTAAGAAGAAACCTACTAAACTTTCTACAGCAAAAGTAATAGTTGCAGGAGGTAGAGGTTTAAAAAATAAAGAAAATTTTCAAAAACTTTTTGAACTTGCAGAAATTTTGGGTGCTGAAGTTGGAGCAACACGTCCGGTATGTTATGAAGGTTGGGTAGAAGAGGAAAGAATGATAGGGATTAGTGGAGTAATTGTTAGACCAAAAGTTTATATTGGATTTGGTATTTCAGGAGCTCTTCAACATACTGTAGGAATGGAAAATTCAGAATATATAATTGCTATAAATACTGATAAAGAAGCCCCTTTGGTTAAAATGGCAAATTTAGCTCTTATAGGTGATGCAGAAAAAATTTTAGATTTATTATTAAAAAAACTAAGTAAGTAG
- a CDS encoding electron transfer flavoprotein subunit beta/FixA family protein, which produces MEKIIVCIKGVPKPGTIKVDPETRTLKRESLELILNPNDRVALEMAGRLKNTYNTEVIVISMGPPNVVPLLKHAYALSADQMILLSDKAFAGSDTLATSYVLAKAIKKLSPFSLVLMGLKSIDGETAQVPPETASLLGIPSLTNVKNLFLENNKWIAIREIDYGEEEVEVEPPLVVSISPTAFDYIRPPSLKKLIEVKSKEPLVWQAKDLDLDPQKLGLQGSPTQVVEVSEKKIEAKGIILEGNPEELAEKLLEIFKEKGLIRL; this is translated from the coding sequence ATGGAAAAGATAATAGTATGTATAAAAGGTGTTCCTAAACCAGGAACTATAAAAGTTGATCCTGAAACGCGTACTTTAAAAAGAGAAAGTTTGGAACTTATTTTAAATCCCAATGATAGAGTAGCTTTAGAGATGGCAGGAAGATTAAAAAATACTTATAATACTGAAGTAATAGTTATTTCCATGGGTCCTCCCAATGTAGTTCCCCTTTTAAAACATGCCTACGCCCTAAGTGCTGATCAGATGATACTTCTTTCTGATAAAGCCTTTGCAGGATCGGATACACTTGCAACAAGCTATGTTTTAGCAAAAGCCATTAAAAAACTTTCTCCTTTTTCTCTTGTTTTAATGGGACTTAAATCAATAGATGGAGAGACAGCTCAAGTTCCTCCAGAAACAGCAAGTTTGCTTGGTATACCCTCTCTTACTAATGTTAAAAATCTTTTTTTGGAAAATAATAAATGGATAGCTATTAGAGAAATTGATTACGGAGAAGAGGAGGTTGAAGTTGAGCCACCTTTGGTTGTATCTATTTCTCCTACAGCTTTTGATTACATAAGACCTCCTTCTTTAAAAAAGTTAATAGAAGTTAAAAGTAAAGAACCTTTAGTTTGGCAAGCAAAAGATTTAGATTTAGATCCCCAAAAATTGGGGCTTCAAGGTTCGCCAACCCAAGTAGTTGAAGTTTCTGAAAAGAAAATAGAAGCTAAGGGAATTATTTTAGAAGGGAATCCTGAAGAACTTGCAGAGAAATTGTTAGAAATTTTTAAAGAAAAAGGATTAATCAGGCTTTGA
- a CDS encoding acyl-CoA dehydrogenase family protein, which produces MKYSLSEEQKILVDLVTQIGEEYIKPYALKWDEEEVFDEKPIRALADADLFGIIIPKEYGGLGWGSFEMCLAVEKLSYYCAGVTTTYAATFLGSYPIILFGNEEQKKKYLPEIARGKMICAFALTEPQAGSDAFAIKTIAKKEGDFYILNGMKHFITNGGIADIYIVVAMTDPAKGARGASAFIVEKNDPGFSVGKKEKKLGLRASVTTELFFNDCKIPKDRLLGKEGMGFIVALRTLDFGRCGVGAQALGIAQAAMEISLKHANSRIQFGQPIYNFQAVSHTFAEMAIKLEAARALVYNATKYIDSGAKDITGISSIVKCFTSDVAMWITERAIQMMGGFGYMRDYPVQKYFRDAKCLQIYEGTNEIQRNIIARELIKYYK; this is translated from the coding sequence ATTAAATATTCTCTTTCTGAAGAACAAAAAATTTTAGTTGATTTAGTTACTCAGATTGGAGAAGAATATATAAAACCTTATGCATTAAAATGGGATGAAGAAGAAGTTTTTGATGAAAAACCTATCAGAGCTTTAGCAGATGCAGATCTTTTTGGAATAATTATTCCCAAAGAATATGGTGGGTTAGGTTGGGGAAGTTTTGAAATGTGTCTTGCAGTGGAAAAACTTTCTTATTATTGTGCAGGAGTTACTACCACTTATGCGGCAACTTTTCTTGGAAGTTATCCCATAATTCTTTTTGGAAATGAGGAGCAAAAGAAAAAATATCTTCCTGAAATAGCAAGAGGAAAGATGATATGTGCTTTTGCCTTAACAGAACCTCAAGCAGGAAGTGATGCCTTTGCTATAAAAACTATAGCAAAAAAAGAAGGTGATTTTTATATACTTAACGGAATGAAACATTTTATCACAAATGGAGGCATTGCAGATATATATATTGTGGTTGCAATGACTGATCCTGCAAAAGGGGCAAGAGGTGCAAGTGCCTTTATTGTAGAAAAAAACGATCCCGGTTTTTCTGTAGGGAAAAAAGAAAAAAAATTAGGATTAAGAGCTTCTGTTACTACTGAACTTTTTTTCAATGATTGTAAAATTCCTAAAGATAGACTTCTTGGGAAGGAAGGGATGGGATTTATAGTTGCTTTAAGAACCTTAGATTTTGGAAGATGTGGAGTAGGGGCTCAAGCTCTTGGAATAGCTCAAGCTGCTATGGAAATTTCTTTAAAACATGCTAATTCAAGAATACAATTTGGACAGCCCATTTATAATTTTCAGGCAGTAAGTCATACATTTGCTGAAATGGCTATTAAATTAGAAGCAGCACGAGCTTTAGTTTATAATGCCACAAAATATATCGATAGTGGTGCTAAAGATATTACAGGGATATCCTCTATAGTAAAATGCTTTACCAGTGACGTTGCTATGTGGATCACCGAAAGGGCTATCCAAATGATGGGTGGTTTCGGATATATGAGAGACTATCCTGTCCAAAAATATTTTAGAGATGCAAAATGCCTCCAAATTTACGAAGGAACAAATGAAATACAAAGAAATATAATAGCAAGAGAGCTTATCAAATATTACAAATAA